CATCTGGTGAACCGTGAGGCCAAGTCCATCTATATTGTGATGGAGTGCTGTGCGGGCGGCGACCTCTCTCAGCTCATACAGCGGGCCCGAGCGCAGCGGCAGCGCTTTGAGGAGCGCTACATTTGGCGCGTCCTCTTCCAGCTGTGCCGCGCCCTGCAGGTGTGCCACAACAAGATACCCAACGGCACCATCCTGCATAGGGACATCAAGCCGGCAAACATATTCTTGGATGCGGCCGGCAATGCCAAGCTCGGGGATTTCGGTCTGGCGCGTATGCTGCGGCGGGACCAGAGCTTTGCCGCTTCCTTTGTGGGCACGCCGCACTACATGAGCCCGGAGCTGGTCAAGGGACGACAGTATGACCGCAAGAGCGATGTCTGGGCCGTGGGCTGCTTGGTCTACGAGATGTGCGCCATGCGGCCACCCTTCCGGGGGCGCGCCTTCGATCAATTGTCGGAGAAGATTGCTCAGGGCGAGTTCAGCCGAATTCCCGGCGTCTACAGCTCCGATCTGCAGGAGATAATTGCCTTTATGCTGGCCGTGGACCATGAGCAGCGTCCCGGCATCGAGGTAATCATCCGGCATCCGCTTGTCGTGCGCAACATCTCGGAATTGGATGGGGAGTTCCCTACTTTGGTGGAGGCTGGCGAGGATTTCAATATGCCTGGCATGGGGCGGCTCTTCGAGGATCTGCCCGAGCTGTCCAGCACCATGTTTACGGAGCAGTACAGCTTCAACGAGGACTACGGACAGCGACGGCTGAGCGTCACTGGGGTCTTCACACCGGATCTGCGCAGCGAGCTCTTCTACTCGGCAAAGCGTCGCATCTTTCCCACCAACAAGGTCCAGCAATCGGATCCAGCGCTCTACGAAAGCATCAGACGCGAAGAGCAAGTGGCGGATCAACCGCAGAAGCGCTTGGAGGAGGGCCAAGGCCAGAGTCCTCGTCTCCTCACGCAAAACATCTTCGATGATGTGCTGCAGACGCGTCTCCATGCCATCCGTGCCCAGGAGTCACTGATGCAGCAGAAACTCCTCGAGCTGCAGGCACGCGAGAACCAGCTGCAGCTAGCCGAGAAGCGTGTGCAGGCCCTGCAGCGGGAGCTCCTCGAGAAGCTGGATCAGCAGCCGCCAACAGTCACGTGCTACAAGTGCAGCCAGACGGACACAGCGATGGCAGCTCCTCCCATTCCACCGCGCAGGCCCCATACGAAAGTGCATCATGATGACACTTACTGCACCATCGAGCTGAATGAGACCTCTCCTACGGTGGCGAAGCTCAACCTGGCTGCTCTGCCGGCGCCCAAGTCCCTGCAGAGTCACGCCAACACTCTGCGCAAGGTCACGTTCCAGTCGCCACAGAAGTTCGTCACGTACGGCATTGAGAATGTACCTCCTCCAAGCAGCGCTGTGCCTGTCCCTGTTCCAGCGACCACTGTCCAGCCCATGCAGATGAGCGTCTCCAGTAATGATTCGGGCGACAGCCAGGCCTCCTCCACTCGCCGCAAGTCCATCCTGGCTTTATTTGGGCTCAGTCGAGGCTCGAAATCGGTCCCCAAGCCTGTGGCTGTGGCGCCACCAGCCCAGCTGCAGGCGCAGCCGCCGGCCAACAATCGATTCCGGCCACCATTGGCTTTGAAACCATCCGCACCATCCGCACCGCTGGCCAACCTTTGGACCAAGGAGCAGAAGAAGCAAGCCTTTGAGCTGCTGGCGGCCATGAATGCTGCCGAAAAGGAtgcggcaggcggcagcagTGTGGCCGGAGGCGGAGGGAGGCGGCAGCACCTGCGTCAGTCGGTGCGGGAACGGAACTCGACGATGCAGAGGAACCGCATGCGTCGCTCCCTGGTGGTGGCCGGCGGTGGTCCCCAGAAGCTGTCGTCCCGCGAGCAAATGCTGATTTGAGGGCGAGCCAGAGGCGGACAGGATTGATGCGGGTGCCAGGAGCGGTTCGGAGCGATTCGCGCCTTGTGATGTGGAATAAGTTCCGTTATGCAAGCATACAACGtaccatttttttttttctattttttgtgtttttttcatGAAGGTCTTTCAATCCTATAAAGTGTATTATTAGTTTTAAGACCATGGCATTATCTGTGCAATTTTTATTAGAAGTAATCCTCTTTAGCAGTACAATATCTTGTATTgaataaaaagaaaatatttaCATACAAGAAATTCTCAGCTTGATCACCAAGTGCCGTTAAATTCAATTAAACCGATTGAAGTGCTGCTAAATGGCCAACGAGGAACAGCTGTTCGCAATCGATAGCTGGTTGAGGGGGCGATCGATAGGCCAGCATCTGTTACGCAAGCGAGCAACAGGTTTGCGATCTGATTCTGATTATATTCCACATCGTGTGATCAGTCGATTCAATTATTAAATTGCTGCCCCGCATCCAACAACGTGATGTCCGCCAATCTGTTGCAGGCCACGCGCAACCTCTGCGCCCAGACGCGTCGCGCGTACAGCTCCAAGCTCCAAGATGTGATGGTAGTGGCCGCCGCCCGCACACCGATCGGCAGCTTCCAGAGCCAACTGGCGCCACTCAGCGCCAGCCAGCTGGGTGCCACCGCCATCGAGGCGGCCATTGAGCGGGCCGGGATCGCAAAGACCGACGTCAACGAAGTGATAATGGGAAATGTGGTGTCCGCAGGACTGGGACAGGCCCCCGCCCGCCAGGCTGCCATTTTCGCCGGCCTGCCGACCAACGTGTGCTGCACCACCGTGAATAAAGTGTGCTCCTCGGGCATGAAGTCGGTCATGCTGGGCGCCCAGTCGTTGATGCTCGGTTACGCCGATGTGGTCATCGCCGGCGGCATGGAGTCCATGTCCAATGTCCCCTTCTATTTGAAGCGCGGCGCCACACCATACGGCGGCGTCAACCTCATCGACGGCATTGTGTTCGACGGCCTCTGGGATGTGTACAACAAGTTCCATATGGGCAACTGTGCGGAGAACACGGCCAAGAAGATGTCCATCTCCCGCGCGGACCAGGATGCGTACGCCATTCAGTCGTACAAGCGTTCGGCCCTAGCCTGGCAGGCCAATGCCTTTGCCGACGAGATCGCCCCTGTCAAGATCCAGCAGAAGCGCAAGCCCGAGGTGATCATCTCCGAGGACGAGGAGTTTAAGCGGATCAATTTCGACAAGTTCGGGCAGCTGGCGACGGTCTTCCAACGCGAAAACGGCACTGTGACCGCCGGCAACGCCTCCACCTTGAACGATGGTGGTGCCGCTGTCGTTCTGATGTCCGCCGATGCCGTTCAGCGTGCCGGCCTCAAGCCTCTGGCCCGGATTGTGGCCTTCCAGGATGCGGAGACCGATCCCATTGACTTCCCCATCGCCCCGGCCTTTGCAGTGCCCAAGCTGCTAGAGCGCGCTGGCGTGCGCAAGGAGGACGTGGCAATGTGGGAGATTAATGAGGCCTTCTCCCTGGTCGCGCTTGCCAATATAAAGAAAATGGATTTGGATCCCAGCAAGGTGAATGTGCACGGCGGTGCCGTCTCCCTTGGCCATCCCATAGGCATGTCTGGAGCCCGTCTGGTCACCCATCTCGCTCACAGCCTCAAAGCCGGACAGCTGGGATGTGCGTCCATCTGCAATGGCGGCGGTGGTGCCTCCTCTATTCTGCTGGAGAAGCTCTAAGCAGGAGCTCACTTTTGGTGCAGCCTGTGACCCCAGCAACCAGAAATGCATTTATTTTGTAACCAATTGAAATTTATCTGTTAAATGTTATTATACAATatgctctccctctctatgTGTAGCTGTGCCTGTCCCTTTCTTGAGCATCAAATGGAATTTTGTGATTTGCAtaataaaattatgaaaaaaaaattactttATGGCATTACATAAGCCATCTCAAAgagctgtttttttttctgaaaatatacatttaaataaaatgaaaaaaaaataatgctGAAAAAGCAAAGTAATTTAAATTTGATTGGCATGTCTTAAGGAGCGCTGCCAACTGATTGCAATCATAGCTATCGATTCACGAAAACTACCAGCTCTAGCATGCAATCTAATAATTTTTCTCATCGCTATATAACATAACGGACATTTATTTGCAGGTTAATGTACTTTTTCGCTTCTAAAAAAAACAATGTTTTGAAGACATTTGCACCTCCCTTTCAGCTTGCAGTGTGACCCCATCTGACCGATATGAGCTCCCAAAGGAACACGATCAGTGAGCAAAAGTAAAGTGCCGCGGCAATTACGTAAATTCCCCAGAGATCCGGCTGCCTGATGCTCTTTTCTCGGTACAAGAACGTGCTGCGAAAGTACTTCTCGCTGGCCAATTGCCCGGCCCAGTAGTGCATAAGGCCGACGGCGCGAATGGACATGACCAGGTGGTCAAACTGCACCACCAGGTGCGAGTGCTTTGGCAGATAGatggccagctgctgctccagcacgTACTGCGGCACAATGTAGTAGCCTCCCGCCCTGTGGCCGCTCTGGGTGAGATGCAGCAATGCGTCCTGCGCCAGGAGTCCGAAGAAATGCGGATGTGTGCCCGCCAAAGTCTGCTCCGAGCACTGGTCCAGCCGACGCAGTATCTCATCGTCCAGCTCAGATGCGACGATCACGGAGCGCTGGCTGATAAACTGCTGTAGGCTAGACACCACGCGGAGGTCCTGCATTGTGATGCGACTCATCACAGCCGTATAGCCGCGCTCCACCAGCTCCATGAGGCTGCGCGGCAGCGTCTGGTGCACATGGTAGCGCACGATCAGAAAGAGCAGGGCCGAGTACATGGCCCGCACGATCAGCGTGAAACACAGCCAGCTGCCAAAGAGCAACTGCAGCGAGGCTTGCTTCAGCGGGGTCACAGGCACGCCCAAGGCAGCAGCGTAAACTGCCAAGAATAGGGAAACTCGATCCCCGGCCCTACagcacagcagcagaaggataCCAAAGAAGCCGAGGAGGCTGCCCAGCAAAAAGAGCCAGGCAATGGTCTGAAAGGGAAAGAACCAGATCTCCATGCTGGTCAGATTGTGGGAATTCAGTAGGAGGCAGCTGACCAGCTTGTTGGAGTAGTGCGGAAACACGGCCGTCAGATTGGCGGTATATTGTATACGCTTCCGCACATAGCCGATGGCCAAATGCGCGATGCGGTCCTGCATCTGTGGAGTACAAGAAAACACTGAAATGGAAGCACGAGGAGGAGGCAGTGCCTTCTTTTGGCCACTCACCAACTGCTCCAACAGCTGCTGCTCTGTCCAGGTGGTGTGActctcctgctgctcctgcagtCCCCTGAAGCGTATGCTGAAGTTCATCCGCTTGGCTAGCTCCAGGAGCAGGCGACCCTCCAGACCCCTCAGTTGCTGCCGTTCGTCCACATCGAAGAAGGGCTGGACACGGCGGGCCAGCACCACCAGCGGACACTGCTGAAGGTTCCGCAGCTTCGATGGAAAGTAGTCGCGATGCTGCCACTCTCCCTCCGAAAATTGGTTGATCTGCGTGGGCATTGTGTCGCCGCACTGGCGGTGGGGCGCATAGGGAAAGTACGTGTGCAGGACTACCTGCCCGCCAGAGTTTTGGGTCATCACGTTGCAGTTGATGAGCTGATTGCGCCAGCAGTAGGCGAACACACCCAGCATGTCCTGCGGAATCAGGGCATCCCGCTGTTGTAGGAATATGAAATAATACTCGCTGGCATCGGACTGTGCGGTGTACGTGTGGATCTCAATGTCGCTGGAAGAAGGACGGAAGGAATTAGAGGAGGATTACCGTTCTGGTACCGTTACCGTTACAGCAGTGCGTCCAGCGAGTCCACCAGCAGCAGATTGTGCGTACGTGGCCCCTCGATGCGTTGCCGGCTCTGGTTGTGATTGTGGTGCACCAGCTGGATGATCATTGTGTCCACGCTCTCGTACAGCAGCTGCATGATGCTCCGATAGAAATTGAGTGGACTAGGCCGGCGGCACGACAGGATAACAATGAAGGCGGGCGCTAGGCGCTGGTAGAAGTCCTCGATGAACACGCGCAATGCGCTCGCCACAAACTGATTGATGGCCGCCGCCTGCGTCTGGGCACCGCTGTACTTCATCGACTCAAAGTGGAGCAGGCTGGTTATGTTCATGTCGCTCCGCCGGGCTGGCTGCTTACTAATATGGATGGCATCGCAGGCCAGCTGCTCCAGCGGTTACCCGGCGGAGTGGTCTCTGCTTTGGCCACTTTCTGATGTTTGCCTCTCATTAGTCGTCAACGATGGACAATGGTGGGCGGCGATGGGTCGTTAGAACAAAGTCAAACAAAACTCTATTGTGAGGTCATGCACGCAGTGCACCTCAAACTGGCTCAAACAATTGCCTAAGATATACAATACTTGTCAAGGACTCCATCGATAAGGTGGTGGGTGTTTCGGTTACACTTTCTGAAGGTATTAGAGACAGTGTATACATTCCATAGTTTCTACTTTATAAGCATGGCATATACCTATTGTATGGTATATATTACATATAAAATATCCATGGTTTGAGCTTCCGGAAAACGCAGCTCTTTCAGTAATAAGCTCTCAGTCGAAATCAGGTGCAAAAATGTATTCACAGTTCTACAGATGaaactatttttatacccgatactcaaaatgagtattggggtatattagatttgtggtaaaagtggatgtgtgtaacgtccagaaggaatcgtttccgaccccataaagtatatatattcttgatcagcatcaatagccgagtcgattgagccatgtctgtctgtccgtctgtccgtccgtccgtccgtctgtccgtccccttcagcgcctagtgctcaaagactataagagctagagcaacgatgttttggatccagacttctgtgatatgtcactgctataaaaatatttcaaaacttcgccccgcccacttccgcccccacaaaaaacgaaaatctgtggcatccacaattttaaagatatgagaaaaccaaaaacgtagaattgtagagaattgaattgaccatatctttaagactgcggaatctgaattggatcgtatcattattatagccagcatcaaga
The Drosophila miranda strain MSH22 chromosome XL, D.miranda_PacBio2.1, whole genome shotgun sequence genome window above contains:
- the LOC108155940 gene encoding serine/threonine-protein kinase Nek11, whose translation is MKRQRGGQAGVQFVFGLRRESTDTGREIVRRSRPTKRTESRVVPLRSLGHTHRMSDKPQNVATRSGEDPSDFAHKTLQDYEVLAVMGNGSFGTCYKVRDKSTGELFAWKGMSYDELDDDKCDSLVSEISMLRQLQHPNIVQYYHHLVNREAKSIYIVMECCAGGDLSQLIQRARAQRQRFEERYIWRVLFQLCRALQVCHNKIPNGTILHRDIKPANIFLDAAGNAKLGDFGLARMLRRDQSFAASFVGTPHYMSPELVKGRQYDRKSDVWAVGCLVYEMCAMRPPFRGRAFDQLSEKIAQGEFSRIPGVYSSDLQEIIAFMLAVDHEQRPGIEVIIRHPLVVRNISELDGEFPTLVEAGEDFNMPGMGRLFEDLPELSSTMFTEQYSFNEDYGQRRLSVTGVFTPDLRSELFYSAKRRIFPTNKVQQSDPALYESIRREEQVADQPQKRLEEGQGQSPRLLTQNIFDDVLQTRLHAIRAQESLMQQKLLELQARENQLQLAEKRVQALQRELLEKLDQQPPTVTCYKCSQTDTAMAAPPIPPRRPHTKVHHDDTYCTIELNETSPTVAKLNLAALPAPKSLQSHANTLRKVTFQSPQKFVTYGIENVPPPSSAVPVPVPATTVQPMQMSVSSNDSGDSQASSTRRKSILALFGLSRGSKSVPKPVAVAPPAQLQAQPPANNRFRPPLALKPSAPSAPLANLWTKEQKKQAFELLAAMNAAEKDAAGGSSVAGGGGRRQHLRQSVRERNSTMQRNRMRRSLVVAGGGPQKLSSREQMLI
- the LOC108165155 gene encoding uncharacterized protein LOC108165155; its protein translation is MNITSLLHFESMKYSGAQTQAAAINQFVASALRVFIEDFYQRLAPAFIVILSCRRPSPLNFYRSIMQLLYESVDTMIIQLVHHNHNQSRQRIEGPRTHNLLLVDSLDALLDIEIHTYTAQSDASEYYFIFLQQRDALIPQDMLGVFAYCWRNQLINCNVMTQNSGGQVVLHTYFPYAPHRQCGDTMPTQINQFSEGEWQHRDYFPSKLRNLQQCPLVVLARRVQPFFDVDERQQLRGLEGRLLLELAKRMNFSIRFRGLQEQQESHTTWTEQQLLEQLMQDRIAHLAIGYVRKRIQYTANLTAVFPHYSNKLVSCLLLNSHNLTSMEIWFFPFQTIAWLFLLLFGSWLCFTLIVRAMYSALLFLIVRYHVHQTLPRSLMELVERGYTAVMSRITMQDLRVVSSLQQFISQRSVIVASELDDEILRRLDQCSEQTLAGTHPHFFGLLAQDALLHLTQSGHRAGGYYIVPQYVLEQQLAIYLPKHSHLVVQFDHLVMSIRAVGLMHYWAGQLASEKYFRSTFLYREKSIRQPDLWGIYVIAAALYFCSLIVFLWELISVRWGHTAS
- the LOC108155958 gene encoding acetyl-CoA acetyltransferase, mitochondrial, with product MSANLLQATRNLCAQTRRAYSSKLQDVMVVAAARTPIGSFQSQLAPLSASQLGATAIEAAIERAGIAKTDVNEVIMGNVVSAGLGQAPARQAAIFAGLPTNVCCTTVNKVCSSGMKSVMLGAQSLMLGYADVVIAGGMESMSNVPFYLKRGATPYGGVNLIDGIVFDGLWDVYNKFHMGNCAENTAKKMSISRADQDAYAIQSYKRSALAWQANAFADEIAPVKIQQKRKPEVIISEDEEFKRINFDKFGQLATVFQRENGTVTAGNASTLNDGGAAVVLMSADAVQRAGLKPLARIVAFQDAETDPIDFPIAPAFAVPKLLERAGVRKEDVAMWEINEAFSLVALANIKKMDLDPSKVNVHGGAVSLGHPIGMSGARLVTHLAHSLKAGQLGCASICNGGGGASSILLEKL